A DNA window from Aminipila luticellarii contains the following coding sequences:
- the nifJ gene encoding pyruvate:ferredoxin (flavodoxin) oxidoreductase has protein sequence MTQSRMRTMDGNTAAAHVSYAFTEVAAIYPITPSSTMGEVVDEWAAYGRKNIFGQPVKVAEMQSEAGAAGTVHGSLAAGALTTTYTASQGLLLMIPNMYKIAGELLPGVFHVAARTVATHALCIFGDHSDVMATRQTGFAMLASGSVQEVMDLGGIAHLASIKSRVPFLHFFDGFRTSHEIQKIEVIGYEDFKKLVDWKAIQEFRDRALNPEHPVIRGTAQNPDIFFQARESANKFYEAVPEIVVEYMDEISKLTGRSYKPFDYVGAPDAEIIIVAMGSVCETIEETMNKLILEGHRVGLIKVRLYRPFVKKYFMDVLPKTVERIAVLDRTKEPGALGEPLYQDIKTMLYGEKNAPEVYGGRYGLGSKDTTPGMVHAIYDNLYHKKPKDHFTIGIEDDVTGNSLPYTEGIAREPEGTIKCKFWGLGSDGTVGANKTAIKIIGDKTNLYAQGYFAYDSKKSGGVTISHLRFGEHPIQSTYLINQADFVACHNQAYLRQYDMLKDLKKGGTFLLNCLWEDEKEVEEHLPAKIKRELAKKKINFYVIDAWKYAEEIGLGSRINMIMQAAFFKLTNVIPMEQATEYLKEGIEKTYKKKGQSIVEMNWKAVDAGIIGIKKITVPEEWSNAEDPKGKAEILPEFIEEVLIPMNRQEGEDLPVSTFKGREDGTFPSGTSAYEKRGVAIHLPEWNKEVCIQCNQCSFVCPHAAIRPVLLSEEEKEKAPDSFETVPAIGKGMEGYHFRMQLSALDCMGCGNCADICPAKQKALVMKDYAEVVKEAENWKYGKDIPVKDKLADKDTVKGSQFAKPYIEYSGACAGCGETPYIKLVTQLYGDRMLIANATGCSSIWGASAPSMPYCKDENGRGPAWANSLFEDNAEYGYGMLLASKQMREKIEHTMRTLIELDIPEDLKEAIEEWLEYKEDGEESRAKSDKVMQCIRNLNTSDEVIKMLCQKIADNKDYLVKKSVWALGGDGWAYDIGYGGLDHVLASGENINVLVFDTEVYSNTGGQASKATPAAAVAKFAAAGKRIKKKDLGMMAMSYGYVYVAQVGMGADKAQLLKAIREAEAYDGPSLIIAYSPCINHGLKKGMGKSQENIKDAVEAGYWHLYRFNPDLKKQGKNPFILDSKAPTASFKDFIMGQMRYSSLTREFPDIADKLFDMTEEYAKERYEGYKKLAEQK, from the coding sequence ATGACACAGAGTAGAATGAGAACGATGGATGGCAACACCGCAGCAGCGCATGTATCTTATGCATTTACTGAGGTCGCAGCGATCTATCCCATAACGCCGTCATCAACGATGGGCGAAGTCGTTGACGAATGGGCTGCTTATGGCAGAAAAAATATTTTTGGACAGCCTGTAAAGGTAGCGGAGATGCAGTCAGAAGCCGGAGCAGCGGGAACGGTTCACGGATCCCTTGCGGCGGGAGCTTTAACCACTACATATACAGCATCTCAGGGATTGCTGTTAATGATTCCAAATATGTATAAGATAGCAGGAGAGCTGCTGCCGGGCGTATTCCATGTGGCGGCGAGAACCGTTGCAACACATGCCCTGTGTATTTTTGGAGATCATTCGGATGTAATGGCTACGAGGCAGACCGGTTTTGCCATGCTTGCTTCCGGTTCCGTGCAGGAAGTCATGGACTTAGGAGGAATTGCACACCTTGCTTCCATTAAGTCCCGTGTTCCTTTTCTTCATTTTTTTGACGGATTCAGGACTTCCCATGAGATTCAGAAGATTGAGGTCATCGGATATGAGGACTTCAAGAAACTGGTAGACTGGAAAGCCATACAGGAGTTCAGAGACAGAGCATTAAATCCTGAGCATCCGGTGATCAGAGGAACAGCTCAGAATCCGGATATATTCTTTCAGGCGAGGGAATCTGCAAACAAATTCTACGAGGCGGTTCCGGAGATTGTTGTGGAATATATGGATGAAATCAGCAAGTTGACGGGAAGAAGCTACAAGCCGTTTGACTATGTGGGTGCTCCCGATGCGGAGATCATCATCGTGGCCATGGGATCCGTCTGCGAGACCATAGAGGAGACGATGAATAAGCTGATTCTGGAAGGACACCGGGTTGGCTTGATCAAGGTAAGATTATATCGGCCGTTTGTTAAAAAATACTTTATGGACGTACTTCCAAAGACTGTTGAAAGAATAGCTGTGCTTGACAGAACAAAAGAACCGGGAGCACTGGGAGAACCTTTGTATCAAGATATAAAGACCATGTTATACGGTGAAAAAAATGCTCCGGAAGTATACGGCGGACGATATGGTCTGGGTTCAAAAGACACGACACCGGGCATGGTTCACGCCATATATGATAATCTGTATCATAAAAAGCCAAAAGACCACTTCACCATCGGTATTGAAGATGATGTGACAGGAAATTCACTTCCTTATACAGAGGGAATTGCAAGAGAACCGGAAGGAACCATTAAATGTAAGTTCTGGGGACTTGGCTCGGACGGTACAGTAGGCGCAAATAAGACCGCTATTAAAATTATCGGAGATAAGACCAACTTATACGCACAGGGATATTTTGCATACGATTCAAAAAAATCCGGCGGTGTGACGATTTCTCATTTAAGATTTGGAGAACATCCAATACAATCCACTTACCTGATCAATCAGGCCGATTTTGTTGCCTGCCACAATCAGGCTTATCTAAGGCAGTACGATATGCTGAAAGACCTGAAAAAGGGCGGCACCTTCTTATTGAACTGCTTATGGGAGGATGAAAAGGAAGTAGAAGAACATCTTCCTGCCAAGATCAAGAGAGAGCTGGCAAAGAAGAAGATCAACTTTTATGTTATAGACGCCTGGAAATATGCGGAGGAGATTGGTCTTGGCAGCAGAATCAACATGATCATGCAGGCTGCATTCTTTAAACTGACCAATGTTATTCCAATGGAACAGGCTACAGAATATCTGAAAGAAGGCATTGAAAAGACCTATAAGAAAAAAGGCCAGAGCATTGTTGAAATGAACTGGAAGGCTGTAGACGCCGGCATTATCGGTATTAAAAAAATAACGGTGCCTGAAGAATGGAGCAATGCGGAGGATCCGAAAGGAAAAGCAGAAATACTGCCGGAATTCATAGAAGAAGTATTGATTCCTATGAACAGGCAAGAAGGAGAGGATCTTCCTGTCAGCACATTTAAGGGACGAGAAGACGGTACTTTCCCTTCGGGAACCAGCGCATATGAGAAGCGCGGAGTGGCCATTCATCTTCCGGAGTGGAATAAGGAAGTTTGTATTCAGTGCAATCAATGTTCTTTCGTATGTCCGCATGCGGCGATCCGTCCGGTACTTCTTTCCGAAGAAGAAAAAGAAAAAGCACCGGATTCTTTTGAAACCGTTCCGGCAATCGGGAAAGGCATGGAAGGATATCATTTCAGAATGCAGCTTTCCGCATTAGACTGTATGGGCTGCGGAAACTGTGCAGATATTTGTCCTGCTAAGCAGAAGGCATTGGTCATGAAAGACTATGCCGAAGTAGTAAAAGAGGCCGAAAATTGGAAGTACGGTAAGGATATACCGGTAAAGGACAAATTGGCAGACAAGGATACGGTCAAGGGCAGTCAATTCGCAAAGCCATATATTGAATACTCAGGAGCCTGTGCAGGCTGCGGAGAAACTCCATACATAAAGCTGGTAACCCAGCTTTACGGCGACAGAATGCTGATCGCTAATGCGACGGGATGTTCTTCCATTTGGGGAGCATCCGCACCATCCATGCCTTATTGCAAGGATGAAAACGGCAGAGGTCCGGCTTGGGCGAACTCCTTGTTTGAGGATAATGCAGAATACGGATACGGCATGCTGCTGGCATCCAAGCAGATGCGTGAAAAAATTGAACATACGATGAGAACGCTGATCGAACTGGATATTCCGGAAGATCTGAAAGAAGCCATCGAAGAATGGCTGGAATATAAAGAGGACGGGGAAGAGTCCAGAGCCAAGAGCGATAAGGTCATGCAGTGCATCCGGAATCTGAACACCTCCGACGAGGTCATCAAGATGCTGTGCCAGAAGATTGCAGACAATAAAGATTATCTGGTGAAGAAATCTGTTTGGGCTCTTGGAGGAGACGGCTGGGCGTATGATATTGGATATGGCGGTCTGGATCACGTACTGGCTTCCGGAGAAAATATCAATGTCCTAGTATTTGATACAGAGGTTTACTCCAATACCGGCGGACAGGCATCCAAAGCTACTCCGGCAGCAGCGGTGGCTAAATTTGCAGCAGCAGGAAAGAGAATTAAAAAAAAGGATTTGGGTATGATGGCTATGTCCTATGGCTATGTATATGTGGCTCAGGTAGGCATGGGTGCGGATAAGGCACAGCTCCTGAAAGCCATAAGGGAGGCAGAGGCTTATGACGGACCATCCTTAATTATAGCTTATTCCCCTTGCATCAATCATGGATTGAAAAAGGGCATGGGCAAATCGCAGGAAAACATTAAGGATGCAGTAGAAGCCGGATATTGGCACCTATACCGATTTAACCCGGACTTGAAGAAGCAGGGTAAAAATCCGTTTATTCTGGATTCCAAAGCACCAACGGCAAGCTTCAAAGACTTCATTATGGGACAGATGAGATATTCTTCCCTGACCAGAGAATTCCCGGACATAGCCGACAAGCTGTTCGATATGACGGAGGAATATGCAAAAGAAAGGTATGAAGGCTATAAAAAGCTGGCTGAACAAAAGTAA
- a CDS encoding ABC transporter ATP-binding protein, which translates to MEKESCIVLKHMDKSFGKHQILKDINIEVPYGDIYGMLGPSGCGKTTTVKIIAGISEATSGEVLLLNKRMPDLELMRQVGYMAQSDALYGDLSARENLVFFGQLYGIKEAELKERIEEVMEVVNLSQSLDTSVLNFSGGMKRRVSLAMTILHRPKVLILDEPTVGIDPLLRKNIWNELYQMTEKGTTILVTTHVMDEAEKCTHLSMMREGMLLAKGTPAEIQEQAGAKNLEEAFLYFSGEREEGEEVRL; encoded by the coding sequence ATGGAAAAAGAAAGCTGCATTGTACTCAAGCATATGGATAAAAGCTTTGGAAAGCACCAGATTTTAAAGGACATTAATATAGAAGTACCCTATGGAGATATTTATGGCATGTTGGGTCCTTCCGGCTGCGGAAAGACAACTACTGTAAAAATCATTGCCGGAATCTCAGAAGCGACCTCCGGCGAAGTTCTGCTCTTAAATAAAAGAATGCCGGATTTGGAGCTTATGAGGCAGGTGGGGTATATGGCACAATCAGATGCTCTTTACGGAGACTTGTCAGCCAGAGAAAATTTAGTGTTCTTTGGGCAGCTATATGGAATAAAGGAGGCAGAGCTTAAGGAAAGGATAGAGGAGGTCATGGAAGTCGTCAATCTTTCCCAAAGTCTGGATACCTCTGTTTTAAATTTTTCGGGCGGGATGAAGAGGAGAGTGTCTTTAGCTATGACCATCCTGCACAGACCAAAGGTGCTTATTCTTGACGAACCAACGGTGGGAATAGATCCTTTGCTCAGAAAAAATATATGGAATGAATTATACCAGATGACGGAGAAAGGCACCACAATTCTGGTGACTACTCACGTTATGGATGAAGCCGAAAAATGCACCCATTTATCCATGATGAGGGAGGGGATGCTGTTGGCAAAGGGGACTCCTGCGGAGATACAGGAACAGGCAGGTGCGAAGAATCTTGAAGAAGCCTTCTTATATTTCAGCGGTGAAAGGGAGGAAGGGGAGGAGGTAAGGCTATGA
- a CDS encoding ABC transporter permease codes for MKVRAVAKRILMQLRNDKRTLALTLLAPLLLLTLLYFVFETAEDTLPIGIINVPQKFIEELYQNNAVPIRCQSPSDIEKGEVTAVVTMESGRVHVWIDGSNSSKAGNAMKAIEAAGKGMNQRRSDLIPDVTYVYGAEDMSLFDSFASILMGLLVFFFVFLISGISFLKERTTGTLEKVLSTPIKRWEVVAGYVLGFGTVNVVQSAVICFYLVYVLRVLMVGSIWLVLLITLVTAISALTLGILISTAANSEFQMIQFIPLIIVPQAVFTGLFTLPPELEAVGRAMPLYYTADALKAVMLKNAGFMDILPDLGILTALSIVFAIINTNLLKRYRNI; via the coding sequence ATGAAGGTAAGGGCTGTGGCTAAAAGAATTTTAATGCAGCTTAGAAATGACAAGCGTACGTTGGCTTTAACGCTGCTGGCACCTTTGCTGCTTCTTACTTTACTGTATTTTGTATTTGAAACAGCTGAAGATACCCTTCCCATTGGCATTATAAATGTCCCTCAGAAGTTCATCGAAGAATTGTACCAGAACAATGCTGTACCAATACGATGCCAGAGTCCGTCTGACATAGAAAAAGGGGAGGTCACGGCAGTTGTCACAATGGAAAGCGGACGAGTGCATGTCTGGATCGATGGAAGTAATTCATCAAAAGCAGGGAATGCAATGAAGGCCATTGAGGCTGCCGGAAAAGGAATGAATCAGAGACGTTCGGATTTAATACCGGATGTAACGTATGTTTACGGGGCGGAAGACATGTCCTTATTTGATAGCTTTGCCTCTATACTAATGGGGCTTTTAGTATTTTTTTTCGTATTCTTGATTTCCGGTATTTCATTTTTAAAAGAACGGACCACGGGTACTCTTGAAAAGGTATTATCCACGCCTATAAAGAGGTGGGAGGTCGTCGCCGGATATGTGCTGGGATTTGGAACGGTAAATGTAGTACAGTCGGCGGTCATCTGTTTTTATCTGGTATATGTCCTGCGGGTCCTGATGGTAGGCTCTATATGGCTTGTGTTGCTTATTACTCTGGTGACCGCCATATCCGCACTGACGCTGGGAATCCTGATTTCTACAGCGGCCAATTCAGAATTTCAGATGATACAGTTCATTCCTCTAATCATTGTTCCCCAAGCCGTTTTTACAGGACTGTTTACCCTTCCTCCCGAACTGGAAGCGGTGGGGAGAGCTATGCCGCTTTATTATACGGCAGATGCTTTAAAGGCTGTTATGCTTAAAAATGCGGGATTTATGGATATACTGCCGGATTTGGGGATCCTTACTGCTTTATCGATTGTTTTCGCGATTATTAATACGAATTTGTTAAAACGATACAGAAATATATAA
- a CDS encoding pro-sigmaK processing inhibitor BofA family protein: MDTGMEVIIFLAYAAGLLIIFLLARFFAFSGRFLLKIVINSFCGGIVLIVINLIGTGFGIHLPVNICTGFGIGTLGVPGIVLLYLISG, translated from the coding sequence ATGGACACAGGAATGGAAGTGATTATATTTCTAGCTTATGCAGCAGGGCTGCTGATTATATTTCTTTTAGCGAGATTTTTTGCATTTTCGGGCAGATTTTTATTAAAAATAGTCATAAATAGCTTTTGCGGCGGCATCGTATTGATTGTCATCAATCTAATCGGAACCGGATTTGGAATCCATTTGCCGGTCAATATCTGTACGGGCTTTGGAATTGGTACGTTAGGCGTTCCGGGTATCGTTCTCCTTTATCTGATAAGCGGGTAA
- a CDS encoding DUF2508 family protein, which translates to MIQFSGLVDNAGKFYKKLTGVPEPPDENQRIISNLKEVHNKIACSESMFNELTDNDLIDYATYDILAEKARYAYLIKQAKKRNLHF; encoded by the coding sequence ATGATTCAATTCAGCGGACTGGTTGATAATGCCGGAAAATTTTATAAGAAGCTTACGGGCGTACCGGAGCCGCCTGACGAAAATCAGCGGATTATCTCAAATCTAAAAGAAGTACACAATAAGATTGCCTGTTCAGAATCCATGTTCAATGAACTGACGGACAACGATCTGATAGACTATGCCACTTATGATATTCTGGCCGAAAAAGCCCGGTATGCCTACCTGATCAAACAGGCAAAAAAAAGAAACCTGCACTTTTAA